A genomic segment from Parafrankia irregularis encodes:
- a CDS encoding LLM class flavin-dependent oxidoreductase gives MTVGERPTVGQRPTPGERPRRLTFGALLHGSGGHIAGWRHPSSPPGGQLDLGHHIRVARILERGTFDALFLADVVAIWGHDLDSLRRTARAEHFEPLTLLAALSTVTERIGLVATATTTYNEPFHVARKFASLDHISGGRAGWNVVTSVVPLEAGNFGRDTHLDHPLRYRRAEEFVGVVRALWDSFADGSVVRDRAGGRYYDPAGLSPPHHAGEHFTVRGPLNISRPPQGHPVIFQAGSSETGRDFAARHGEVIFTAQVTLAGAQAFYADVKARAAAHGRDPDRLLVWPVLAPYVASTEAEARARLDELQELVHDDVARRLVQDNIGDVDLSPYPLDGPVPDVGVTNRSRSRQDLLLDLARRERLTIRQLALRFAAVSSVVGTPEAVADHIERWFRARAADGFNISFPNLPGPAEDFVDQVVPELRRRGLFRTEYEQTTLRGHLGLGRPTSRPASVPAEATTR, from the coding sequence GTGACCGTCGGGGAGCGGCCGACCGTGGGGCAGCGGCCGACACCGGGGGAGCGGCCGCGGCGGCTCACGTTCGGGGCGCTGCTGCACGGGTCCGGCGGCCACATCGCGGGCTGGCGCCATCCGTCGTCGCCGCCGGGCGGGCAGCTGGACCTCGGCCACCACATCCGGGTCGCCCGCATCCTGGAGCGCGGCACCTTCGACGCACTGTTCCTCGCGGACGTCGTCGCGATCTGGGGCCACGACCTGGACTCGTTGCGCCGCACCGCCCGGGCCGAGCACTTCGAGCCGCTCACCCTGCTCGCCGCGCTGTCGACGGTGACGGAACGGATCGGCCTCGTCGCGACCGCGACGACCACCTACAACGAGCCCTTCCACGTGGCCCGCAAGTTCGCCTCGCTCGACCACATCAGCGGAGGCCGGGCCGGCTGGAACGTGGTGACCTCGGTCGTCCCGCTGGAGGCGGGCAACTTCGGTCGGGACACCCACCTCGACCACCCGCTGCGCTACCGGCGGGCCGAGGAGTTCGTCGGTGTGGTCCGCGCGCTGTGGGACAGCTTCGCCGACGGCTCGGTGGTCCGCGACCGCGCCGGCGGCCGCTACTACGACCCCGCCGGACTGAGCCCGCCGCATCATGCCGGGGAGCACTTCACCGTGCGCGGGCCGCTGAACATCTCGCGGCCACCGCAGGGACATCCGGTGATCTTCCAGGCCGGCTCGTCGGAGACGGGCCGGGACTTCGCCGCCCGCCACGGCGAGGTGATCTTCACGGCGCAGGTGACGCTGGCGGGCGCCCAGGCGTTCTACGCCGACGTGAAGGCCCGCGCGGCGGCGCACGGCCGCGACCCCGACAGGTTGCTGGTGTGGCCCGTGCTCGCGCCCTACGTCGCGAGCACCGAGGCCGAGGCCCGGGCCCGGCTCGACGAGCTGCAGGAGCTGGTACACGACGACGTCGCACGCCGGCTGGTCCAGGACAACATCGGTGACGTCGACCTGTCGCCATACCCGTTGGACGGGCCCGTCCCGGACGTCGGTGTCACCAACCGCAGCCGGAGCCGGCAGGACCTGCTGCTGGACCTCGCGCGGCGGGAGCGGCTGACGATCCGGCAGCTCGCGCTGCGCTTCGCCGCCGTCTCCTCGGTGGTGGGGACCCCGGAGGCGGTCGCCGACCACATCGAGCGCTGGTTCCGGGCCAGAGCCGCCGACGGCTTCAACATCAGCTTCCCCAACCTGCCCGGGCCCGCGGAGGACTTCGTCGACCAGGTCGTTCCCGAGCTGCGCCGCCGCGGCCTGTTCCGCACCGAATACGAGCAGACCACGCTGCGCGGGCACCTGGGCCTGGGACGTCCCACCAGCCGACCGGCGTCCGTCCCGGCCGAGGCGACAACACGATGA
- a CDS encoding LLM class flavin-dependent oxidoreductase, producing MYPEPTSERPGGLASLAFLTPGNYPDGDPYSGLEATLQLFELGERLGFDGAWIRQRHLEHGVSSAAAFLAAATQRTARIELGTAVIPIGYESPFRLAEDLATVDVLSRGRLQPGFSAGTPPHAELLGDLVFDGDWRSHDLSYGRISRLVEVLRGAFLGDEDTVIHSPGNVQRPRQQPHAAGLADRVWYGGGSLRSARWAGEHGLNLLTGNVIDGFVAGGEGTDDFVAAQLALLDAYRKAAGPGGPARIALGRVIVPTDSADGATRARYRAYAASRHERTLRAHGPRRTLFAPDLIGPAEEIVARLQSDAAVAGVRELRVELPYEFDRAEYEQILHDVVHLVAPALGWQPATVRTTCPAPDPRRPTPGTRPASPAG from the coding sequence ATGTACCCGGAACCCACTTCGGAGCGGCCGGGCGGGCTCGCGTCGCTGGCCTTCCTGACCCCGGGGAACTACCCGGACGGCGACCCGTACTCCGGTCTCGAAGCGACCCTGCAACTGTTCGAGCTCGGGGAGCGCCTCGGTTTCGACGGTGCCTGGATCCGCCAGCGGCACCTGGAACACGGCGTGTCGTCGGCCGCGGCGTTTCTCGCCGCGGCGACCCAGCGCACCGCACGGATCGAGCTGGGCACGGCGGTCATTCCGATCGGCTACGAGAGCCCGTTTCGGCTTGCGGAGGACCTCGCGACCGTTGACGTGCTGTCCCGCGGCCGGCTGCAGCCCGGGTTCAGCGCCGGGACTCCGCCGCACGCCGAGCTGCTGGGCGATCTGGTCTTCGACGGCGACTGGCGAAGCCACGACCTGTCGTACGGCCGGATCAGCCGGCTCGTCGAGGTGCTGCGCGGCGCCTTTCTCGGCGACGAGGACACGGTCATCCACTCGCCGGGCAACGTGCAGCGGCCACGCCAGCAGCCGCACGCCGCAGGGCTGGCTGACCGGGTGTGGTACGGCGGTGGGAGTCTGCGGTCGGCCCGGTGGGCGGGTGAGCACGGTCTGAACCTGCTGACGGGAAATGTCATCGACGGGTTCGTCGCGGGCGGCGAGGGCACCGACGACTTCGTCGCCGCGCAGCTCGCGCTGCTGGACGCCTACCGGAAGGCGGCTGGCCCCGGCGGCCCGGCCAGGATCGCGCTGGGCCGCGTCATCGTCCCGACCGACAGCGCTGACGGGGCGACCCGTGCGCGCTACCGCGCCTACGCCGCGAGCCGTCACGAGCGCACACTGCGTGCCCACGGTCCGCGCCGGACGTTGTTCGCTCCCGATCTCATCGGCCCCGCCGAGGAGATCGTCGCCCGGTTGCAGTCCGACGCGGCGGTGGCGGGCGTACGCGAGCTGCGCGTCGAGCTGCCGTATGAGTTCGACCGAGCCGAATACGAGCAGATCCTGCACGATGTCGTCCACCTCGTCGCGCCGGCGCTCGGCTGGCAGCCCGCCACGGTGCGCACCACGTGCCCGGCGCCCGACCCCCGGCGCCCGACCCCCGGCACCCGGCCGGCTAGCCCGGCCGGCTAG
- a CDS encoding glutathione S-transferase C-terminal domain-containing protein, with protein sequence MPQPTDTTQPTNTTQPTGPAFATPTDVAAHGEYAIRRDPTDPRPLYRFTGRITADGSSGYRAEPGRYHLYSGWFCPWAHRVLLQRALHGLEDVISVSYVDGTRDARGWAFRETYGPDPVNGFTLLRDAYEATEPGFDGHVSVPTLWDRQTGRVVSNDFVTLGLDLATQFGAWSNGADTYPEHLRAEIAELDSWIGPQVNHGVHRAARDTAIRATLLSAFARLEDRLADTDYLAGGQLTEADVRLWVSLVRYRGRAGDPAVLPPLSDFPQLWSYARALYQLPAFRATTDFTTFTDPSTLLPGWEVTPTRNA encoded by the coding sequence ATGCCCCAGCCCACGGACACCACCCAGCCCACGAACACCACCCAGCCCACCGGGCCGGCGTTCGCCACGCCCACCGACGTGGCGGCCCACGGCGAGTACGCGATCAGGCGCGACCCCACCGACCCCCGCCCGCTCTACCGGTTCACCGGACGGATCACCGCGGACGGCTCCAGCGGCTACCGGGCCGAACCCGGCCGCTACCACCTCTACTCCGGCTGGTTCTGCCCCTGGGCGCACCGGGTCCTCCTGCAGCGTGCCCTGCACGGCCTCGAGGACGTCATCAGCGTCTCCTACGTCGACGGCACCCGCGACGCCCGAGGCTGGGCGTTCCGGGAGACCTACGGCCCGGACCCGGTGAACGGGTTCACCCTGCTACGCGACGCCTACGAGGCGACCGAGCCGGGTTTCGACGGTCACGTCTCCGTGCCCACCCTGTGGGACCGGCAGACCGGCCGGGTCGTCTCGAACGACTTCGTCACGCTCGGGCTCGACCTCGCGACCCAGTTCGGCGCCTGGTCGAACGGCGCCGACACCTACCCCGAGCACCTGCGCGCCGAGATCGCCGAGCTCGACTCCTGGATCGGCCCGCAGGTGAACCACGGCGTGCACCGGGCGGCCAGGGACACAGCCATCCGCGCCACGCTGCTCAGCGCTTTCGCACGGCTCGAGGACCGGCTCGCCGACACCGACTACCTGGCCGGCGGGCAGCTGACAGAGGCCGATGTGCGGCTGTGGGTGTCCCTGGTGCGCTACCGGGGACGCGCCGGCGATCCGGCGGTCCTGCCACCGCTGTCGGATTTCCCGCAGCTGTGGTCCTACGCCCGCGCCCTCTACCAGCTCCCCGCCTTCCGCGCGACGACCGATTTCACCACCTTCACGGATCCGTCCACGCTGCTGCCCGGCTGGGAGGTGACACCGACGCGCAACGCCTAG
- a CDS encoding MarR family winged helix-turn-helix transcriptional regulator has product MTSVGRPDGLAASLLELHREMRVILGSVARGAGLTVQQVEMLCLLQRREPSFGELAELLGCDKTNITGMADRLVRRGLVIRQADSEDRRVTRLRLTDDGRAYGLKLRAAVTDAVGERWSAVPAPARDALVGLLVAPGGPLSGGQANRSG; this is encoded by the coding sequence ATGACATCTGTCGGGCGGCCGGATGGCCTCGCCGCCAGCCTGCTTGAGCTGCATCGGGAGATGCGGGTGATCCTCGGATCCGTCGCCCGCGGTGCCGGGCTCACCGTCCAACAGGTCGAGATGCTGTGCCTGCTCCAGCGGCGTGAGCCTTCGTTCGGTGAGCTCGCCGAGCTGCTCGGCTGCGACAAGACCAACATCACCGGCATGGCGGACAGGCTGGTCCGGCGCGGCCTCGTCATCCGGCAGGCCGACTCCGAGGACCGGCGTGTCACCCGTCTGCGGCTCACCGACGATGGCCGGGCCTACGGGCTCAAGCTTCGTGCCGCAGTCACCGATGCGGTCGGCGAGCGGTGGAGCGCCGTGCCGGCCCCGGCTCGTGACGCGCTGGTCGGGCTGCTCGTCGCCCCTGGCGGCCCGCTGTCCGGTGGCCAGGCGAATCGGTCGGGATAG
- a CDS encoding SDR family oxidoreductase has protein sequence MESERRVALVTGGSRGIGRAIAERLAAAGSAVVVNYHLNGDAATETVEAISRAGGVAVAMRGDVTDQAQACALFESAEQRFGRLDTVVSNAGVARFAPIAATTDDDFEETFALNTRATFFLLREAANRLRDNGRVVVISSGVTLTHRTGTGVYGASKAAVEHLVRVLAKELGPRQITVNSVLPGGTRTDALLANTPAAMLERIASEVPLGRLGTPDDIAEIVAFLASPGGRWVTGQSIAASGGAF, from the coding sequence ATGGAATCGGAACGCAGGGTGGCGCTCGTAACCGGCGGCTCGCGGGGAATCGGGCGGGCGATCGCCGAGCGCCTCGCCGCGGCCGGCAGTGCCGTCGTCGTCAACTACCACCTGAACGGTGACGCGGCCACCGAGACGGTCGAGGCCATCAGCCGCGCCGGCGGTGTCGCCGTGGCGATGCGCGGCGATGTCACCGACCAGGCGCAGGCATGCGCGCTGTTCGAGAGCGCCGAGCAGCGGTTCGGCCGGCTGGACACCGTGGTCAGCAACGCCGGAGTGGCCCGGTTCGCGCCCATCGCGGCCACGACGGACGACGATTTCGAGGAGACCTTCGCCCTCAACACCCGAGCCACATTCTTCCTCCTGCGGGAGGCGGCCAACCGGTTGCGCGACAACGGCCGGGTCGTCGTGATCTCCTCCGGGGTCACGCTCACGCATCGAACCGGCACCGGCGTCTACGGCGCGAGCAAAGCCGCGGTAGAGCACCTGGTACGGGTCCTGGCGAAGGAGCTCGGGCCGCGGCAGATCACCGTGAACAGCGTGCTCCCCGGCGGGACTCGTACCGACGCGCTGCTCGCAAATACTCCCGCGGCCATGCTGGAGCGAATCGCCTCCGAGGTACCGCTGGGCCGGCTCGGCACGCCCGACGACATCGCCGAGATCGTGGCCTTCCTCGCCTCCCCCGGCGGCCGCTGGGTCACCGGCCAGTCCATCGCCGCGAGCGGCGGCGCGTTCTGA
- a CDS encoding SDR family NAD(P)-dependent oxidoreductase, with the protein MDLGLDGRRAIVTGGSRGIGRAIAAALVAEGVQVVIAARDEERLKVTAAELAAGAAGGVVVPVVADTGSDESVRELVARTVSELGGVDILVNNAARVGGSGTPGDVRALATADAADDFNVKVLGYLRAAQEVIPHLAEQGWGRIVNIGGLAARQVGIVGGSIRNAGIVALTKTLADELGPRGITVNAVHPGFTRTDQHGGTISLDEEQYATFGDRVAIGRIVTADEVAAVVTFLVSPVAAAITGESIAAGGGTPGPIHY; encoded by the coding sequence ATGGATCTGGGACTTGACGGACGCCGCGCGATCGTGACTGGCGGGAGCCGCGGGATCGGGCGTGCCATCGCGGCCGCGCTGGTCGCCGAGGGTGTCCAGGTGGTGATCGCCGCACGCGACGAGGAGCGGCTCAAGGTGACCGCCGCCGAGCTCGCGGCCGGCGCTGCCGGTGGCGTCGTGGTGCCGGTCGTCGCCGACACCGGCAGCGACGAATCCGTGCGGGAGCTGGTCGCACGCACCGTCAGCGAGCTCGGCGGGGTCGACATCCTGGTGAACAACGCCGCCCGGGTCGGTGGGTCGGGCACCCCGGGCGACGTCCGGGCGCTGGCCACCGCGGACGCCGCCGACGACTTCAACGTCAAGGTGCTCGGCTACCTGCGCGCCGCGCAGGAGGTCATCCCCCACCTGGCGGAGCAGGGCTGGGGCCGGATCGTCAACATCGGTGGCCTCGCCGCCCGCCAGGTCGGCATCGTCGGCGGCTCGATCCGCAACGCCGGCATCGTCGCGCTGACGAAGACGCTCGCCGACGAGCTCGGGCCGCGTGGCATCACCGTCAACGCCGTGCACCCCGGGTTCACCAGGACGGACCAGCACGGCGGCACGATCTCCCTGGACGAGGAGCAGTACGCCACCTTCGGTGACCGCGTCGCCATCGGCCGCATCGTGACGGCCGACGAGGTGGCGGCCGTCGTCACATTCCTGGTCTCGCCGGTCGCCGCGGCCATCACGGGAGAGTCGATCGCTGCCGGCGGAGGCACCCCCGGCCCGATCCACTACTGA
- a CDS encoding LLM class flavin-dependent oxidoreductase: MALHLHWFLPTRGDDRGIVSSNGEADFAADGVHNPGFRPPTIEYLGQIARAAEQLGYEAVLTPTGLWCEDAWIVTAALTQVTSRLRFLVAFRPGLISPTLAAHQAATFQRVSGGRLLLNIVTGGDSAEQRRLGDHLDHDQRYARTDEFLTVLRGVAGANPAFSFTGEHYDIQEATVDVAPWGRPPIFFGGASPAAEQVAARRADVYLAWGETPAQITERLDRMRSLAAAAGRADELRFGIRFHVISRDTAAQAWAEADRLLAGLDDARIAAHQAVFAASESVGQRRMAALHGGDRTSLEVYPNIWAGYGLVRGGAGTAIVGSHEQVAERIEEYHALGLDHFILSGQPHLEEAYQMAEGAAELLRARGLLAAPHDPAGGVPGGVPGGEPLAGAVR; this comes from the coding sequence ATGGCACTGCACCTGCACTGGTTCCTACCGACGAGAGGCGATGACCGGGGCATCGTCAGTTCGAACGGCGAGGCGGACTTCGCCGCGGACGGCGTGCACAACCCGGGGTTCCGCCCGCCGACGATCGAGTACCTCGGCCAGATCGCCCGCGCCGCCGAACAGCTCGGCTACGAGGCCGTGCTCACGCCGACCGGGCTGTGGTGCGAGGACGCCTGGATCGTCACCGCCGCGCTCACCCAGGTCACCAGCCGGCTGCGATTCCTCGTCGCGTTCCGGCCGGGGCTGATCTCCCCGACGCTCGCCGCGCACCAGGCGGCCACCTTCCAGCGGGTCTCCGGTGGCCGGCTGCTGCTCAACATCGTCACCGGCGGCGACTCGGCCGAGCAGCGCCGCCTCGGCGACCACCTCGACCACGACCAGCGTTACGCCCGGACGGACGAGTTCCTCACGGTGCTGCGCGGTGTCGCGGGCGCGAACCCGGCGTTCAGCTTCACCGGCGAGCACTACGACATCCAGGAGGCGACCGTGGACGTCGCGCCCTGGGGACGACCGCCGATCTTCTTCGGCGGAGCCAGCCCCGCCGCGGAGCAGGTCGCGGCCCGGCGGGCCGACGTCTACCTGGCCTGGGGCGAGACCCCGGCGCAGATCACCGAGCGGCTCGACCGGATGCGCTCGCTGGCCGCGGCGGCGGGCCGGGCGGACGAGCTGCGCTTCGGCATCCGCTTCCATGTGATCAGCCGGGACACCGCCGCGCAGGCGTGGGCGGAGGCCGACCGGCTGCTCGCCGGCCTCGACGACGCGCGGATCGCCGCGCACCAGGCCGTCTTCGCCGCGAGCGAGTCGGTCGGCCAGCGCCGGATGGCCGCCCTGCACGGCGGCGACCGCACGAGCCTGGAGGTGTATCCGAACATCTGGGCCGGCTACGGGCTTGTGCGCGGCGGGGCGGGCACGGCGATCGTTGGCAGCCACGAGCAGGTGGCCGAGCGGATCGAGGAATACCACGCGCTCGGCCTCGACCACTTCATCCTCTCCGGCCAGCCGCACCTGGAGGAGGCCTACCAGATGGCCGAAGGAGCGGCGGAGCTGCTGCGCGCGCGTGGCCTGCTGGCGGCACCCCACGATCCGGCTGGCGGTGTCCCCGGCGGCGTGCCCGGCGGCGAACCGCTGGCGGGAGCGGTCCGGTGA